The Microcoleus sp. AS-A8 DNA window CCCATTGAAACGGGATATGCAGCAGGTAATGCCCTGAATTTAATGAATCAACTGCAAATGGATTTAAGAGGACAAGACTTCTCTCATTTAACCGTTTGGCAAGCCTATCTATCGGATACGGATTTGCACCATGTTAATTTTGCTTACTCAGACTTGTCCAAATCCGTTTTTGCAGAAAATTTAGACAATGTCTTATCCGTCACTTTTAGCCCAGATGCGAAAATTTTAGCCACGGGTGATGCAAATGGGGACATTTGCCTGTGGCAGGTGGTTGATGGTCAAAGGTTGTTGAACTGCCAGGGACATGGGGGGGGAGTTCTCTGCGTTGCCTTCAGTCCCGATGGTAAGACCTTAGCCAGCGCTAGCTATGACCATACCGTGAGATTATGGGATGTGGCTACAGGTCAATGCCTCAATGTTTTGACGGGTCACGACCTTTGGGTGTGGTCAGTAGTTTTTAGCCCCGATGGGAAAATGGTCGCGAGTGGCGCTGTAGATAGCACCATTAGACTGTGGGATATCGCGACGGGTGAGTGCCTCCACGTTTTACACGACGATAGTCAGTCTGTGTTGTCTGTGGCGTTCAGTCCCGATGGCAAAAGGCTGGTCAGTGGTAGTATCGATCACCAAGTCAGGTTATGGGATGTCGCCACCGGTCGCTGCCTCAACGTTTACCGAGGTCACACGCGTTGGGTCTGGTCGGTTGCCTTTAGTCCCGATGGCAAAACAATTGCTAGTGGTAGTCAAGACCATACTATTCGGATATGGGATGTTGCTACGGGTGATTGTACTCAAGTTTGCCACGGTCATACGAATTGGATCTGGTCGGTGGCGTTTAGTCCCGATGGCCAACTTCTCGCCACTGGTAGTACGGATCACACGGTCAAGTTGTGGGATACCCAGACGGGTTATTGTCTGAAAACCTTGCAAGGTCATATCAGTTGGATTTGGTCGATTGCCTTTGCACCCCAACTTCATGGGAATAGTCCCGATAGTTACATCCTGGCGAGTAGTAGCATCGACCAAACGGTCAAACTCTGGGATGTTGCAACGGGTCGCTGTTTGAGAACTGTACAGGGACGTTGTCGTTGGATTCGGTCACTGGCTTGGAGTCCAGACGGTAAGATTCTAGCCAGTAGTAGCTATAACCAGGGTGTGAAGTTATGGGATACGACCACGGGACAATGCTTCAAGACGTTTCAGGGACACAGCGATACCTTATTAAATGCTGTATTGTGCGTTCGCTTTAGTCCCAAAGGCCGAATTTTAGCCAGTGGCAGTTATGACCAGACGGTGAAGCTATGGGATATTGAGACGGGTCAATGTTTAAGAACGGTACAGGGATTAAATGGCGGTGGTTGGTCAGTTGCCTTTAGTCCGGATGGTCAATATTTAGCGACGGGTAGCGATCGCACCATCCAATTATGGGATGTTGATACGGGACAATGCCTGAAAACCTGGGCGGGACATGCCGATATCGTCTTTTCGGTGGCCTTTAGTCCCGATGGTTCCATGCTAGCCAGTGGCTCTGAAGATAGCACGGTCAGACTTTGGCATGTGGCAACCGGTGAATGCCTGATGGTTTTGCAGGGACATATCAGTTGGATACAGTCCGTAGCTTGGAGTCCCGATGGGCAACTTCTGGCGAGTGGTTGTTCCGATGAAACCATCAAAATCTGGGATGTTCAAACGGGTGAGTGTCTCAGAGGATGGCAAGAGGATACTCATGGGTATGGCATTTGGTCGATTGCCTTTAGTCCGAAGGATTGGACTTTAGCCAGTGCCGGCACGGATCAAAATCTGAGGTTATGGGATGCCTCAACGGGAGAATGCATCAACGTCTTGCAGGGTCATGATCAGGGATTATTTTCTGTCGCGTTTAGTCCCGATGGTCACAGATTAGCCAGTGGCAGTCGAGATGACACGATTAAACTTTGGGATGTTCAAACAGGTGAGTGCCTCAAGACACTCACAAGTAATCGCCCCTACGAGGGGATGAATATCACAGGCGTGACAGGGTTAACAGAAGTTGCGATCGCAACTTTGAAAGCATTAGGAGCCGTTGATGTTGCCAACCCATAAAAAAACCGAGAGCGAAAAGAAATCCGCTCTCGGACAGTCATCAGGGTGCATCTATCTGTTACTGTCTTCCGCATATCGCTCTATGCGTCAGGAAAAATTGGGATTAGAACTGACCTAACCCCTCTAGTTTTCCGGTTCACCCCAGCACTCCATCCTCTTATAGTTTTATATAGTTGAAAAGTTACATCACTTTTGCCTTCTCCCTCATCTAGCTGCACAGAATTGACGTATGAAACGAACTCTTGTTTGCTACACTCTCAGCCTGGGAGTAGGGATTTGGATCATTCTCTACACTCTCTTTCCATCATCCAGAGATCAGGATCATGCTGGGCAACAGGGGAAAGTCGCGACTTCTTCTTTAAAAGAAATGTCTACTCTTCCTTGTCTGTTACTCACCTCCTCTCCCAACTGGTTCCAAAATGACTATAAGCCAATTTCTGACCAGGAGCGATTTCGGGAACCCGTGCAGCCCAAAAAAGCAGCAATATCCTTCCAAAATTGCTCTACCCAGAATTTAGGTGTAGATGAGCAGCTTTGGGGAGAGTTGGGTCAGTCTGGAGACAAACAGGGGTTGTTAACAGCGATTGATCAGAGTCTGCGTTACCTGCAAAGTAGTACCGCTGCGGCTGCATACCAGAGATATCGGGTGGCGGAGGTGACTCGCGAACGAGTTTATCGCAGCCTTGTACGCTTCCGGCAACTGGTAATTTCATCCCGTTCCCCGGAACAACTAGAGGCGGCTGTAAAGCTGGAATTTGTGTTTTACCAGTCTGTGGGCAAAGACGGTTTGGGGAATGTATTGTTCACTGCTTATTATGAACCCGTTTATGCCGCTAGTCGTGTGCCGACTCCGGAGTATCGCTATCCCCTCTATCGACGCCCCTCCAATTTAGAGGCTTGGCCTAAACCTCACCCCACTCGCGAACAACTCGAAGGCAAGGATGGATTGCAAAGTTCCAAGGGTAAATTGCGGGGATTAGAATTAGTTTGGCTGCGCGATCGCCTCCAAGCTTACATGATTCACATCCAAGGTTCTGCGCGGCTTGTTCTACCGGATGGCAAACAAACAACCGTAGGCTATGCGGGACATACAGCGTACAACTATAGCAGCATTGGGCGATCACTGGCGGATGATGGCAAATTACCTCTAGAAGGTATGACGATGCCAAAAATACTTCAGTATTTTAAGGATAATCCTGGGGAACTGAATATTTATCTACCGCGTGATCAAAGCTTTGTGTTTTTCCAGGAAAATCATGGTGAACCTGCAATGGGGAGTATTAGCGTACCTTTAACCGCCTCACGCTCCATTGCCACGGATAAATCTTTGATGCCACCGGGTGCATTAGCGCTGATTCGTGCGCCTTTTCCGTTTAAGAATCCCCAAGGCGGCATGGATTTTCGTACTGTCAGCCGCTACGTACTTGACCAAGATACAGGAGGGGCGATTAAAGGGCCAGGTCGTGTAGATTATTTTTTGGGAACAGGAGATGAAGCCGGCGATCGCGCTGGGGTAACGGTTGCTGATGGACAATTGTATTATTTATTACTGAAGAAATAAGCGACCCGTGAGCTTGTCTCAATGGACTATTCATGGTTCCTGATCACAACCCCGCAAACCATTCATAACCCTGATCTTCCCAATAACCCCTACGGGGAAACAAATGACTCACTAGGGTAATACGAGTCACCCACTTACTCTGCTTGTAACCCAGTTTTATGGGAGAAGCAAGACGCAGAGGCGCACCATTATCAATACTTAACGGCTGGCTGTTTTTCTGATACGCCATCAATGTTTGGGGGTGCAAAGCTGAAGCAATATCCCAGCTTTCGTAGTACCCATCCGCTGACTGAAAGTAAATATATTTAACATCCGCTTTGGGTTGGGCAAGGGTAACTAATTCCCGTAATCGTACCCCACCCCATTGCACAATTGCTGCCCAACCTTCAACACAAACATGACGAATCGTCATGGCAGTCAGAGGCAGTTGCTGGATTTGTTCCATACTCATACTCAGAGGATGATTCACTTCACCGTCAATTGTTAAATGAAATGTATTGATATCAATTTTCGGTGTAAAGTCAAAGGTATTAACGATGAGGGCATCTGGCTCGATCGCGCTAGCCGGGAATTCGGGAACGGGTTTTTGAGGATTCAGTAATAAACCTTCAAAACTTTGATTAAGGGGTTCAACGGTTTTACCCACTAAATCTTCAAACAGAGGTGACGCACAACCGCCCAAAAGTAGACCCATACTCGAAAGCCCAGATAGCTGAAGAAATTGGCGGCGTGACAAGGGACGACGAGGGACTTGGATTAAACTCATAGAAAATTTCTACCAAAACATGGACTCTAGAAGGCGTTGTCCCCCCACCTTAAGACCGAGTAAGGAGTGAATAATGGCAAAGATAATGACGATGGGTACTGACGTAAAATGAACGATTCTCAGGGCCTGCCAACTCCCGAAAAAGTCAACAATCCAGTGCAATTGGGCGGGTTTATACATACCAATTCCGCTCAATATAGCCAGCAGCAAAATTGGAATAATGGCGGTATAGATTAATCGATGCCAAGCATAAGCAATACGTTTTTGATTCTTAGTCTTTTGCAATGCTTTCAGGTCATTAGACCCTAAAAATCGATGCTTCCAACGTCGGGTGATGGCAATATAAAGACCGTACCAAAATAAATTGAGCGAGAATAGCCACATCGATGCAAAATGCCAGTGCCGACCACCCGCTAGCCAACCTCCTAGCAAAAATATGGGTGGAAAATGCCAGCCTGCACGTCCACCAAACACGGGGTTAGCGTTGTAAATTTGAAGTCCACTGGTCATCATCAAACACAGGCTAATCAGATTCACCCAGTGAAATATTTTTGCCAAAATGGCTTGATTCGGCCAAGGTCGAAATTGAGAGGCTGGAGAGGAAACAGAGGAATCCATATCGCTTGATGAGTGATAGGGCTAATTCGCAATACCAACTATTTTTAGATGAAAAAATTTTATGGCTAACTTTAACAGAATCCAGTTCAAGCCCAAGTCTTGCGCCCAGCGCTGTTCATCACCATACCATGCAACAACTGCCCAACCTTGGGGATTGGGCAGCGTTTACCTGGAGTGGAATCAGATGGCTGTTTAGAGCAGACTATAGATTTATCTTGTAAAGCCTCTCAATAACTGTGTTGGAGGCTCCTGTCGGACTCAGGTAGCTACTAGAGGCCACTAGGGTTGGGTTGTGCTGCCTTTTTTCTTGGTGGCATCCTCTTTCTTCACGGCGTCACCGGTGGTGGATTTCTCATCTGTCTTCACGGCGTCGTCGGTGGTGGATTTCTCATCTGTCTTCACAGCGTCGCCGGTGGTGGATTTCTCATCTGTCTTCACGGCGTCGCCGGTGGTAGATTTCTCATCTTTCTTCACGGCGTCGTCGGTCTTGGTTGTATCGCTTTTTTCGGTAGCGGTACCAGTAGCAGGAGAAGTTTCAGCCGCAGGGGAACTGCCAGGGGCGGCTTCAGGAGTGGACGAGTTAGAGCAAGCAGACAGAGTTGTCGTTAGAGCCAAACCAGCGATGACGCAAAGTACTTTCCAGTTCATATTCCTCATTCCAACCTTTAGAGATTCTTGTTCAACACATTCACCAGCTCAGGGCTGCTGGGGGTTCTTCTTTTAATACGGATGCGCCACTGTTTTGGATTACAATTTCCTGAAATGCCAGAGGGACAGATGAAAATTCGATCAATACACATCCAATTCGCTCTGGGAGCCGTACTTAATTAAAATGAGATTCGGTTTTTCTAGAGATGCGCTTGTTGCCATGAGTGGAATCTACTCGAAAATTATGGGTTCAGGTCTGTTCTATGAGAAGCCGACGGATATTAAAGGTGTTGGAACCACAGAGGACTGCCACGACCTCCAAAGTGATGAAGAATTAATTCAGGCGCTCAAAGCCGGTCAGTCCTCTGCCTTAGGTATTCTCTATGATCGTTATGCTAGTCTCGTCTACCGATTAGCATTGAGAATATTGACCAATCCTCAAGAGGCAGAAGACTTGACCCAAGAGATTTTTCTAAATCTTTGGCGTAGTGGCTCTTACAATCCGTCTCGTGGCTCTTTGAGCAGCTTTT harbors:
- a CDS encoding NB-ARC domain-containing protein, with amino-acid sequence MAVQKQRRKRGVVLTSVGFKKLQEARTQAEFGDNGGERYTLEELSDRTQLAPYTVAKVLAREEGVDKQTLVLFFKAFNLELAHADYDRLKSEREEPNQTTTLPTRCSWGEAIDVSVFFGRTDELAKLEYWILQQRCRLVALVGMGGIGKTALSVKLAEQLQDRFEFVIWRSLRNAPPLQEILAHWIECLSDGETDLSEQKNQHISQLIDYLRSSRCLLILDNVESILDSGAHVGRYRDGYEEYGELLRRVGEASHQSCLMLTTREKPKEIACLEGGNLPVRSLPLMGLNVIEGQEIFRSQNHFHGSESDWKTLIQRYIGNPLALRIVATTIQELFNNSISEFLAQGTTVFGDIRDLLDQHFQRLSPLEMQIMYWLALNREPISLKELREDIVVPCSQAKLLEALESLLRRSLIEKATPALLAKNQLLFTLQPVVMEYLTEKFIEDSIQEIITYIENNSLSYVRQFKDYAFIKATAKDYVREAQIRLILNPMIQPLLCLLGSPSHIQHQLCQILSQLRGKSPIETGYAAGNALNLMNQLQMDLRGQDFSHLTVWQAYLSDTDLHHVNFAYSDLSKSVFAENLDNVLSVTFSPDAKILATGDANGDICLWQVVDGQRLLNCQGHGGGVLCVAFSPDGKTLASASYDHTVRLWDVATGQCLNVLTGHDLWVWSVVFSPDGKMVASGAVDSTIRLWDIATGECLHVLHDDSQSVLSVAFSPDGKRLVSGSIDHQVRLWDVATGRCLNVYRGHTRWVWSVAFSPDGKTIASGSQDHTIRIWDVATGDCTQVCHGHTNWIWSVAFSPDGQLLATGSTDHTVKLWDTQTGYCLKTLQGHISWIWSIAFAPQLHGNSPDSYILASSSIDQTVKLWDVATGRCLRTVQGRCRWIRSLAWSPDGKILASSSYNQGVKLWDTTTGQCFKTFQGHSDTLLNAVLCVRFSPKGRILASGSYDQTVKLWDIETGQCLRTVQGLNGGGWSVAFSPDGQYLATGSDRTIQLWDVDTGQCLKTWAGHADIVFSVAFSPDGSMLASGSEDSTVRLWHVATGECLMVLQGHISWIQSVAWSPDGQLLASGCSDETIKIWDVQTGECLRGWQEDTHGYGIWSIAFSPKDWTLASAGTDQNLRLWDASTGECINVLQGHDQGLFSVAFSPDGHRLASGSRDDTIKLWDVQTGECLKTLTSNRPYEGMNITGVTGLTEVAIATLKALGAVDVANP
- a CDS encoding murein transglycosylase A, producing MKRTLVCYTLSLGVGIWIILYTLFPSSRDQDHAGQQGKVATSSLKEMSTLPCLLLTSSPNWFQNDYKPISDQERFREPVQPKKAAISFQNCSTQNLGVDEQLWGELGQSGDKQGLLTAIDQSLRYLQSSTAAAAYQRYRVAEVTRERVYRSLVRFRQLVISSRSPEQLEAAVKLEFVFYQSVGKDGLGNVLFTAYYEPVYAASRVPTPEYRYPLYRRPSNLEAWPKPHPTREQLEGKDGLQSSKGKLRGLELVWLRDRLQAYMIHIQGSARLVLPDGKQTTVGYAGHTAYNYSSIGRSLADDGKLPLEGMTMPKILQYFKDNPGELNIYLPRDQSFVFFQENHGEPAMGSISVPLTASRSIATDKSLMPPGALALIRAPFPFKNPQGGMDFRTVSRYVLDQDTGGAIKGPGRVDYFLGTGDEAGDRAGVTVADGQLYYLLLKK
- a CDS encoding sigma-70 family RNA polymerase sigma factor, whose product is MRFGFSRDALVAMSGIYSKIMGSGLFYEKPTDIKGVGTTEDCHDLQSDEELIQALKAGQSSALGILYDRYASLVYRLALRILTNPQEAEDLTQEIFLNLWRSGSYNPSRGSLSSFLTTLTRSRAIDKLRSRGTNLKFIQRWSQMMVNETSSLTPFESAALSQRSHQVRHALTQLPEKQRQVLEMAYYEGLSQSEIAAQLGIPLGTIKTWSRQGLLNLRKNLRDFIE
- a CDS encoding cytochrome b/b6 domain-containing protein gives rise to the protein MDSSVSSPASQFRPWPNQAILAKIFHWVNLISLCLMMTSGLQIYNANPVFGGRAGWHFPPIFLLGGWLAGGRHWHFASMWLFSLNLFWYGLYIAITRRWKHRFLGSNDLKALQKTKNQKRIAYAWHRLIYTAIIPILLLAILSGIGMYKPAQLHWIVDFFGSWQALRIVHFTSVPIVIIFAIIHSLLGLKVGGQRLLESMFW
- a CDS encoding molybdopterin-dependent oxidoreductase, producing the protein MSLIQVPRRPLSRRQFLQLSGLSSMGLLLGGCASPLFEDLVGKTVEPLNQSFEGLLLNPQKPVPEFPASAIEPDALIVNTFDFTPKIDINTFHLTIDGEVNHPLSMSMEQIQQLPLTAMTIRHVCVEGWAAIVQWGGVRLRELVTLAQPKADVKYIYFQSADGYYESWDIASALHPQTLMAYQKNSQPLSIDNGAPLRLASPIKLGYKQSKWVTRITLVSHLFPRRGYWEDQGYEWFAGL